A window of the Cannabis sativa cultivar Pink pepper isolate KNU-18-1 chromosome X, ASM2916894v1, whole genome shotgun sequence genome harbors these coding sequences:
- the LOC115706154 gene encoding uncharacterized protein LOC115706154, with translation MSSIRGSSYSVEEDVHLCHVYVDISQDPIVGRNQSGNNLWARVQSEYHKDGKFSNKPRPVRSLQTRMSAINSAVAKLRGCINQIENKNPSGASAEDILIQAKMLLAQDKKYDKGFKFDHVWHILKGIQKFSNDENINAPRRFQHEGPSFTSSKSSSHNFESPTSASTGMSSFDLNMNNEEMNTYPTERPCGVKKAKEKQLGNDQFNKLMEQNKELIKVIEKSNKDRNERHRRKAGEKILFTDLNSISDPEFHKYIQSEIRRIYKERAQTSEVGEQGEGSQYEGSQYQGYPNQGSQYEGSQYRASQDSGHGVEDEDQRSQDQGERAENDSQVYSPYYDYLGGSRNNLPHY, from the exons atgtCTTCCATTCGCGGTTCTTCTTACTCAGTAGAGGAAGATGTGCACTTGTGTCATGTCTATGTTGACATTTCTCAAGATCCAATCGTAGGAAGAAACCAATCAGGTAATAATCTTTGGGCAAGAGTTCAATCAGAGTACCACAAAGATGGAAAATTTAGTAATAAACCTCGCCCAGTAAGATCTTTGCAAACTCGAATGTCTGCTATTAATAGTGCAGTTGCAAAATTAAGGGGATGTATCaaccaaattgaaaataaaaatccaaGTGGTGCTTCAGCAGAAGACATT TTAATTCAAGCGAAGATGTTATTAGCCCAAGATAAAAAGTACGATAAAGGCTTTAAATTTGATCATGTGTGGCACATCCTCAAAGGTATTCAAAAGTTTTCAAATGATGAAAACATCAATGCACCACGTAGATTCCAACACGAAGGTCCTAGTTTCACTTCATCGAAATCATCATCTCACAATTTTGAGTCTCCAACATCGGCATCCACTGGTATGAGTTCATTTGATCTAAACATGAATAATGAGGAAATGAATACTTATCCAACAGAAAGACCATGTGGTGTAAAAAAAGCAAAGGAAAAACAATTAGGTAATGATCAATTCAACAAACTAATGGAACAAAATAAAGAACTCATTAAAGTTATTGAAAAGAGTAACAAGGATAGAAATGAACGTCACAGAAGAAAGGCTGGCGAAAAAATTTTATTCACGGATTTGAATTCTATATCCGATCCAGAGTTTCATAAGTACATTCAAAGTGAAATAAGACGAATTTACAAAGAAAGGGCACAAACATCCGAAGTTGGAGAACAAGGAGAAGGATCTCAATATGAGGGATCTCAATATCAGGGATATCCAAATCAGGGATCACAATATGAGGGGTCACAATATCGAGCATCTCAAGATTCGGGACATGGCGTTGAAGATGAAGATCAACGATCTCAAGATCAAGGTGAAAGAGCTGAAAATGACTCACAAGTTTATAGTCCGTATTATGACTATCTTGGCGGATCAAGAAATAATCTTCCACATTATTAA
- the LOC115702424 gene encoding serine/threonine-protein kinase STY17-like, translating into MFKKSFFHHHDELENSSRSDTTAAIQPQSASGGCFLGFNKCFEMGSIVSTDQRREEPSISKLNHKVLDLERQVQKHKELQFTYKKRMERTQDYLKHCLQIAQENGFLDLIIQNNDPPPSPPGRNPTLQHHSELVALVDTANRNGWYIAPREIELHEKIGEGSTANIYRGTWRGSDVAVKCINPHFFTSNDKAVTFFAQEIETLAKQRHRFVLQLTGACFDPPNRAWFVTELLTMTLEEWLHGPGGRPKQPMTTRRPGPVPSLGLRLARALEIAQAMQYLHEQRPKVIHRDLKPSNIFLDNDLHVRVGDFGHARFLRDEEMALSGDTGTYVYMAPEVIKCEAYNEKCDVYSFGIIMNELITTEYPYIQIHYGPAQIAMEVVEGNLRPRLVEDKNDNIIIREVIDLICQSWNGDPSKRPSFTTITSLLKKIIVIQNTMMESTNTINLNLM; encoded by the exons ATGTTCAAGAAGTCCTTCTTCCACCACCACGACGAATTAGAGAATTCCTCTCGATCTGACACAACCGCCGCCATCCAGCCACAGTCAGCTAGTGGCGGATGTTTTCTAGGGTTTAACAAGTGCTTCGAAATGGGTTCAATCGTTTCCACCGACCAACGTCGGGAGGAACCTTCAATCTCCAAACTCAATCAtaag GTGTTAGACCTAGAAAGACAAGTCCAAAAGCACAAGGAACTTCAATTCACATACAAGAAAAGAATGGAAAGAACacaagattatttgaaacattgTCTTCAAATAGCACAAGAAAATGGATTTTTAGACcttattatacaaaacaatgATCCTCCCCCTTCTCCTCCTGGAAGAAATCCTACATTGCAACACCACTCCGAACTAGTTGCCCTAGTTGACACAGCAAATCGAAACGGATGGTACATTGCTCCACGTGAG ATTGAATTACACGAGAAAATAGGGGAAGGAAGTACGGCCAATATTTACAGAGGAACATGGCGAGGATCTGACGTGGCAGTCAAATGTATAAACCCACACTTCTTCACCTCCAACGACAAGGCCGTGACTTTCTTCGCCCAAGAAATCGAGACTTTAGCTAAGCAACGACACCGTTTCGTGTTACAACTAACGGGCGCGTGTTTCGACCCGCCCAATCGCGCGTGGTTTGTGACGGAGCTCTTGACCATGACGCTTGAGGAGTGGCTTCATGGGCCGGGCGGCAGGCCCAAACAGCCGATGACAACGAGAAGACCTGGGCCTGTTCCTTCATTGGGCTTGAGACTTGCTAGAGCCTTGGAAATAGCCCAGGCAATGCAGTATCTACATGAGCAAAGGCCCAAAGTGATCCATAGAGATTTAAAGCCCAGTAATATTTTTTTGGACAATGATTTGCATGTTAGAGTTGGGGATTTTGGTCATGCTAGGTTTTTGAGAGATGAAGAAATGGCTCTCTCTGGTGATACAG GTACTTATGTGTATATGGCCCCAGAAGTTATAAAGTGCGAAGCATAtaatgaaaaatgtgatgtttatAGCTTTGGTATCATTATGAATGAACTTATTACAACAGAATATCCTTACATCCAAATCCATTATGGTCCTGCTCAG ATTGCCATGGAAGTAGTAGAAGGAAATCTAAGGCCAAGATTAGTTGAAGACAagaatgataatattattattagagaaGTTATTGACTTGATTTGCCAATCATGGAATGGAGATCCTTCTAAAAGACCCTCCTTTACTACAATCACTTCTCTTCTTAAGAAGATTATTGTTATTCAAAACACAATGATGGAATCTACTAATACTATTAATCTTAATTTAATGTAA